A part of Sugiyamaella lignohabitans strain CBS 10342 chromosome D, complete sequence genomic DNA contains:
- the SUV3 gene encoding Suv3p (ATP-dependent RNA helicase; component of the mitochondrial degradosome along with the RNase Dss1p; the degradosome associates with the ribosome and mediates RNA turnover; also required during splicing of the COX1 AI5_beta intron; GO_component: GO:0000262 - mitochondrial chromosome [Evidence IDA] [PMID 21911497]; GO_component: GO:0045025 - mitochondrial degradosome [Evidence IDA] [PMID 12426313]; GO_component: GO:0005759 - mitochondrial matrix [Evidence IEA]; GO_component: GO:0005739 - mitochondrion [Evidence IEA]; GO_component: GO:0005739 - mitochondrion [Evidence IDA] [PMID 14576278]; GO_component: GO:0005739 - mitochondrion [Evidence IDA] [PMID 16823961]; GO_function: GO:0005524 - ATP binding [Evidence IEA,IEA]; GO_function: GO:0004004 - ATP-dependent RNA helicase activity [Evidence IDA] [PMID 12426313]; GO_function: GO:0004004 - ATP-dependent RNA helicase activity [Evidence IDA] [PMID 17658549]; GO_function: GO:0003723 - RNA binding [Evidence IEA]; GO_function: GO:0008859 - exoribonuclease II activity [Evidence IDA] [PMID 17658549]; GO_function: GO:0004386 - helicase activity [Evidence IEA,IEA]; GO_function: GO:0016787 - hydrolase activity [Evidence IEA]; GO_function: GO:0016817 - hydrolase activity, acting on acid anhydrides [Evidence IEA]; GO_function: GO:0003676 - nucleic acid binding [Evidence IEA]; GO_function: GO:0000166 - nucleotide binding [Evidence IEA]; GO_process: GO:0000372 - Group I intron splicing [Evidence IGI] [PMID 20064926]; GO_process: GO:0006264 - mitochondrial DNA replication [Evidence IMP] [PMID 21911497]; GO_process: GO:0000957 - mitochondrial RNA catabolic process [Evidence IMP] [PMID 12426313]): protein MKSARIPCNLVTGEEVIEEFDETGRPAGLCSGTVEMMDINRQMDVAVLDEIQMIDDAERGWAWTQAFLAVQAREIHLCGDPNTEELVRKLAAQAGDELEVVNYTRLSPLEIEKRELGDDLQKLQPGDCLVFFSKRHILAAKNIIEAETGDKCAVIYGSLPAETRSKQAELFNDPDSDVKYLVASDAIGMGLNLAVRRIIFSRVRKFNGHELIKLPIAQVKQIAGRAGRFQTAPSKDSRDTRSTGNVGYVTSLHAHDREYIEQCLALPSPPVKQAAFFPSDTIIQEFAHFIGPQSPYHQMLARLEASIKLPPLYKFVDLSNMITTSKIFANIRGLLLEEMMTLAKAPVSSTDERVKSAFYSFCLVIANGQSKTITEIPNTGVGYLGMSVIPNARPSDTFESIHRVLSLYLWLSYRFPTHFLDRTGAMQLKELCETKINDLLKKSPSISRIVGRKKAKSFKATALHDDSEPLNHLQPPSPRRPRAPTRRYSSF, encoded by the coding sequence ATGAAGTCGGCGAGGATTCCGTGTAATTTGGTGACGGGTGAAGAGGTTATTGAGGAGTTCGACGAGACTGGACGGCCAGCTGGACTGTGTAGTGGTACTGTAGAGATGATGGATATCAACAGACAGATGGATGTTGCAGTGTTGGATGAGATCCAGATGATTGATGACGCCGAGAGAGGGTGGGCGTGGACCCAGGCGTTTTTGGCGGTGCAAGCCAGGGAGATTCATCTCTGTGGTGATCCTAATACTGAGGAGCTGGTAAGAAAACTGGCAGCACAGGCTGGTGATGAGCTCGAGGTTGTTAATTATACACGACTCAGTCCGCTTGAAATCGAGAAGCGAGAGTTGGGTGACGACTTGCAGAAATTACAGCCTGGTGATTGTCTTGTATTCTTCTCGAAAAGACACATTCTGGCTGCTAAGAACATTATTGAGGCCGAGACTGGTGATAAATGTGCTGTAATTTACGGATCATTACCAGCCGAGACAAGATCTAAACAGGCTGAGCTGTTTAATGATCCAGACAGCGATGTTAAATACCTGGTGGCCAGTGATGCTATTGGTATGGGACTGAACTTGGCAGTAAGAAGAATCATTTTTTCTCGAGTACGCAAGTTTAATGGCCATGAACTCATCAAACTTCCAATTGCACAAGTAAAGCAGATTGCTGGTCGTGCTGGTAGGTTTCAAACAGCTCCGTCTAAAGATTCTCGTGACACTCGATCAACTGGTAATGTCGGTTATGTAACATCGTTGCATGCTCATGATAGAGAGTACATTGAACAATGTCTAGCATTGCCATCACCTCCAGTTAAACAGGCAGCGTTCTTCCCTTCGGACACTATTATTCAAGAGTTTGCACACTTTATTGGTCCACAGAGTCCGTACCATCAGATGCTGGCGCGACTGGAAGCGTCTATCAAACTACCTCCACTATACAAGTTTGTAGATTTGTCCAACATGATCACCACATCCAAGATATTTGCCAATATTCGAGGATTGCTGTTAGAAGAGATGATGACACTGGCAAAAGCGCCAGTCAGTTCGACAGACGAACGAGTCAAGAGCGCGTTCTACTCCTTCTGTTTAGTAATTGCCAACGGCCAGTCGAAAACTATTACCGAGATCCCTAATACAGGAGTAGGATACCTTGGTATGTCAGTGATTCCAAACGCAAGACCCTCTGACACTTTCGAAAGCATTCACCGCGTTTTGTCGCTCTATTTATGGCTGTCGTACCGGTTCCCCACCCACTTCCTCGACCGTACAGGAGCCATGCAACTGAAAGAGCTCTGcgaaaccaaaatcaacgACCTCCTTAAGAAATCACCCTCCATCAGCCGGATCGTGGGTCGCAAAAAGGCCAAATCCTTCAAAGCCACAGCCCTCCACGACGACTCCGAGCCCCTCAACCACCTCCAGCCTCCATCCCCCCGCCGACCACGAGCTCCCACCCGTCGTTACTCCTCCTTCTAA
- the ARP2 gene encoding actin-related protein 2 (Essential component of the Arp2/3 complex; Arp2/3 is a highly conserved actin nucleation center required for the motility and integrity of actin patches; involved in endocytosis and membrane growth and polarity; required for efficient Golgi-to-ER trafficking in COPI mutants; GO_component: GO:0005885 - Arp2/3 protein complex [Evidence IEA]; GO_component: GO:0005885 - Arp2/3 protein complex [Evidence IDA] [PMID 10377407]; GO_component: GO:0030479 - actin cortical patch [Evidence IEA]; GO_component: GO:0005737 - cytoplasm [Evidence IEA]; GO_component: GO:0005856 - cytoskeleton [Evidence IEA,IEA]; GO_component: GO:0005739 - mitochondrion [Evidence IDA] [PMID 11248049]; GO_function: GO:0005524 - ATP binding [Evidence IEA,IEA]; GO_function: GO:0005524 - ATP binding [Evidence IDA,IMP] [PMID 15657399]; GO_function: GO:0016887 - ATPase activity [Evidence IMP] [PMID 16862144]; GO_function: GO:0003779 - actin binding [Evidence IEA]; GO_function: GO:0000166 - nucleotide binding [Evidence IEA]; GO_process: GO:0006200 - ATP catabolic process [Evidence IMP] [PMID 16862144]; GO_process: GO:0034314 - Arp2/3 complex-mediated actin nucleation [Evidence IEA]; GO_process: GO:0034314 - Arp2/3 complex-mediated actin nucleation [Evidence IMP] [PMID 16862144]; GO_process: GO:0032258 - CVT pathway [Evidence IMP] [PMID 18287533]; GO_process: GO:0007015 - actin filament organization [Evidence IMP] [PMID 10377407]; GO_process: GO:0030476 - ascospore wall assembly [Evidence IMP] [PMID 17118118]; GO_process: GO:0051654 - establishment of mitochondrion localization [Evidence IMP] [PMID 16107558]; GO_process: GO:0000001 - mitochondrion inheritance [Evidence IMP,IPI] [PMID 11248049]; GO_process: GO:0030833 - regulation of actin filament polymerization [Evidence IEA]): MCGDEASAVRSALQVSYPMENGIIRNWEDMGHLWDYSFYERMKIDPRGRKILLTEPPLNPVANREKMVGTMFEKYGFNGVYVAIQAVLALYAQGLSSGVVVDSGDGVTHIVPVYESVVLNHLTRRLDIAGRDITRNLINLLLRRGYAFNRTADFETVRQIKEKFCYVSYDLEYDDRLANETTALMETYELPDGRTIKLGPERFQAPECLFQPHLVDSEQPGVAEFLFNTIQAADVDIRSSLYKAIVLSGGSSMYPGLPSRLEKELKQLWLTRVLNGDPERLSKFKVRIEDPPRRRHMVFLGGAVLANIMHDKEHMWISKAEWEEHGANILSKLGPR, translated from the coding sequence ATGTGTGGAGATGAAGCCAGTGCAGTACGAAGCGCTTTACAGGTGTCGTATCCTATGGAGAATGGTATTATTCGCAATTGGGAAGATATGGGCCATCTGTGGGACTATTCATTCTACGAGAGAATGAAAATCGATCCTCGTGGCCGGAAAATTCTGTTGACCGAGCCACCATTGAACCCAGTTGCCAACCGAGAGAAGATGGTCGGGACCATGTTTGAGAAGTACGGATTTAATGGTGTGTATGTGGCCATTCAGGCTGTTTTGGCATTGTATGCACAGGGTCTATCGTCAGGAGTCGTGGTTGATTCGGGAGACGGTGTTACACATATCGTGCCTGTTTACGAGTCAGTCGTGTTGAACCACCTGACCCGTCGTTTGGACATTGCTGGTCGAGATATCACCAGAAACCTCATTAATTTATTACTTAGACGAGGATACGCGTTTAACCGAACTGCGGATTTCGAGACTGTGCGCCAAATCAAGGAAAAGTTCTGTTATGTCAGTTATGATCTCGAATATGACGACCGACTGGCTAATGAGACTACTGCTCTTATGGAGACTTATGAGTTGCCTGATGGCCGTACAATTAAGCTTGGTCCCGAGAGATTCCAGGCTCCCGAGTGTCTATTCCAGCCACATTTGGTAGACAGCGAGCAGCCAGGAGTCGCCGAGTTCCTGTTCAACACCATTCAAGCCGCTGATGTCGATATCCGGTCGTCGCTTTATAAAGCCATTGTACTATCTGGAGGATCCAGTATGTACCCCGGCCTACCCAGTCGACTGGAGAAGGAGCTGAAGCAGCTGTGGCTGACCCGAGTGCTCAACGGCGACCCCGAACGACTGAGTAAGTTCAAAGTGCGCATCGAAGACCCTCCACGAAGACGACACATGGTGTTCCTCGGCGGAGCGGTGCTCGCCAACATCATGCATGATAAAGAACACATGTGGATCTCCAAAGCCGAGTGGGAAGAACATGGCGCCAACATCCTGTCCAAACTCGGTCCTAGATAA
- the hus1 gene encoding checkpoint clamp complex protein Hus1 gives MYRAIRSFDTGGRGIGSISLKLRRQNKTPLLRVSFEQSMGIGDSTYVQHEFPVRLVRVDERKAIEEPQCPPPDLYLELPNALSEINRVIDKFKALGTHVRIRVNKLGHISFEVHGDGLRVESTFKYGKVVLAVDDENNTTQPPELEQDPYSNEPANDPSVTVMLKDLSNVLRITTVVKRIVVGVCNEYALILYCYLDRDPDKHDDSGDEEVLTYYMSHFDV, from the coding sequence ATGTACCGAGCGATACGGTCGTTTGATACTGGTGGACGAGGGATCGGATCGATTTCCCTGAAACTCAGAAGACAGAACAAAACGCCACTCTTACGAGTCAGTTTTGAACAGTCCATGGGAATTGGAGATAGTACATATGTCCAGCATGAATTTCCTGTCAGATTAGTCCGAGTTGACGAACGAAAAGCCATAGAAGAACCGCAATGTCCACCGCCAGACCTCTACCTCGAACTGCCAAACGCACTGAGTGAAATTAACCGAGTCATTGACAAGTTTAAAGCACTAGGAACACATGTTCGGATCCGAGTCAACAAACTCGGCCACATCTCTTTCGAAGTTCATGGTGACGGTCTACGAGTCGAATCAACATTCAAGTACGGGAAAGTCGTGCTCGCAGTTGACGACGAAAACAATACCACTCAACCACCAGAACTCGAACAAGACCCGTATTCCAACGAGCCAGCCAACGACCCCTCTGTAACAGTCATGCTCAAAGACCTGTCCAACGTGCTCCGAATCACCACCGTCGTCAAACGAATCGTGGTCGGCGTCTGCAACGAGTACGCCCTTATCCTCTACTGCTACCTCGACCGCGATCCGGACAAACACGACGATTCCGGCGACGAAGAGGTGCTCACGTATTATATGAGCCACTTCGACGTATAA
- the SER1 gene encoding O-phospho-L-serine:2-oxoglutarate transaminase (3-phosphoserine aminotransferase; catalyzes the formation of phosphoserine from 3-phosphohydroxypyruvate, required for serine and glycine biosynthesis; regulated by the general control of amino acid biosynthesis mediated by Gcn4p; protein abundance increases in response to DNA replication stress; GO_component: GO:0005737 - cytoplasm [Evidence IDA] [PMID 14562095]; GO_function: GO:0004648 - O-phospho-L-serine:2-oxoglutarate aminotransferase activity [Evidence IEA,IEA]; GO_function: GO:0004648 - O-phospho-L-serine:2-oxoglutarate aminotransferase activity [Evidence IMP,ISS] [PMID 8017107]; GO_function: GO:0003824 - catalytic activity [Evidence IEA]; GO_function: GO:0030170 - pyridoxal phosphate binding [Evidence IEA]; GO_function: GO:0008483 - transaminase activity [Evidence IEA]; GO_function: GO:0016740 - transferase activity [Evidence IEA]; GO_process: GO:0006564 - L-serine biosynthetic process [Evidence IEA,IEA]; GO_process: GO:0006564 - L-serine biosynthetic process [Evidence IMP,ISS] [PMID 8017107]; GO_process: GO:0008652 - cellular amino acid biosynthetic process [Evidence IEA]; GO_process: GO:0008152 - metabolic process [Evidence IEA]; GO_process: GO:0009113 - purine nucleobase biosynthetic process [Evidence IMP] [PMID 10509016]; GO_process: GO:0009070 - serine family amino acid biosynthetic process [Evidence IMP] [PMID 1326413]), protein MVLNKLDRAPPHYFGAGPALLPTEVLQQAAVELIQYQNLGIGLGEMSHRSSQAIDIINTTKQKVTQLLDVPDTHEVFFAQGGGTGGFAAVAGNLLAAHAHKTGKKGVANYIVTGSWSQKAAEEAERLGADVNIVVDARKFTPNGKYGVIPAQSDWKFTPNAEDIAYVYYCDNETVGGVEFHAPPEVPEGVELVADMSSNFLSKPVDVSKFGLIFGGAQKNIGIAGISLYIIKKSLLQHASLEQLRQLQVPIIPIFLDFPTLVKNNSAYNTLSIFALRIVQLNVEHLLAKGGLKAQGEESKRKAAKIYALLDKHPEIYKSPVAPTARSNMNIVFTIPGDGKEETFIKEAAIWGLTGLKGHRSVGGIRVSNCKSTGDVLPPAAGAPP, encoded by the coding sequence ATGGTTCTTAACAAATTAGACAGAGCGCCTCCTCACTATTTTGGAGCAGGACCTGCTCTGTTGCCTACAGAGGTTCTTCAACAGGCCGCTGTAGAGCTCATTCAGTATCAGAACTTGGGGATCGGTTTGGGCGAGATGTCTCATCGTTCGTCACAGGcaattgatattattaatactACCAAACAGAAAGTCACTCAGCTTTTGGACGTTCCTGATACTCACGAGGTGTTTTTTGCTCAGGGTGGTGGTACTGGCGgttttgctgctgtcgctGGTAATTTGTTAGCAGCTCATGCTCATAAGACTGGCAAGAAAGGTGTTGCCAATTATATTGTTACTGGATCATGGAGTCaaaaagctgctgaagaagcggaACGATTAGGTGCCGATGTCAATATCGTTGTTGATGCTAGAAAATTCACTCCTAACGGCAAATATGGTGTGATTCCTGCTCAATCGGACTGGAAATTCACTCCTAATGCTGAAGACATTGCTTATGTTTATTATTGTGATAACGAAACTGTTGGAGGTGTCGAATTCCATGCTCCTCCTGAGGTTCCTGAAGGAGTTGAACTGGTTGCTGACATGTCGTCAAACTTCCTATCCAAACCAGTTGATGTGTCCAAGTTTGGACTCATCTTTGGAGGTGCTCAAAAGAACATTGGCATTGCCGGTATCTCGCTATACattatcaagaagagtCTATTGCAACATGCTTCTCTCGAGCAATTGAGACAGTTACAAGTGCCCATCATCCCCATCTTCTTGGACTTCCCCACTCTTGTCAAGAACAACTCGGCCTATAACACTCTGTCGATTTTCGCGCTACGAATCGTGCAATTGAACGTCGAGCACCTGCTAGCCAAAGGCGGTCTCAAAGCTCAAGGTGAAGAAAGTAAACGCAAGGCTGCCAAAATCTACGCTCTCCTCGACAAGCACCCCGAGATCTACAAATCTCCAGTGGCCCCTACTGCCCGCAGCAACATGAACATTGTCTTCACCATCCCCGGAgatggaaaagaagaaacttTTATCAAAGAAGCAGCCATCTGGGGCCTCACCGGTCTCAAGGGTCACCGTTCGGTCGGGGGAATCCGTGTTTCCAACTGTAAGTCTACTGGGGAtgttttgcctccggcggctggggctccgccctag